A DNA window from Micromonospora sp. NBC_01739 contains the following coding sequences:
- a CDS encoding non-ribosomal peptide synthetase yields the protein MVERDNIESIAGLAAMQKGMLFSHAVDTGSDAYVEQFDFMITGEVDVEHMRAALAGVSRTYSVLRTIFSYRNTDQPYQIVLKEWAPQLDVRDYRDRPDRDRDVEEFKVADRVKGFDLSADVLLRATLIRLADRRWRLVFTFHHIILDGWSLGPLFGTLMGYYEELTRSGSFQSRPEALPYRDYVTWYERQHDEDARRYWAEALEGYETEAVLPASPRPGGYRGATHRFALPAELYDGLKGFAQKAGVTQSAVFQAAWGIVLQKFTYADDVVFGSVVSGRGTEMAGIGEAVGLFCNTQPVRVTTTQDQHFTGLCREVQQSYLRASAFEHYALHEIQGLTPLRNKLLNHVVAFENYPLSEQLRDFAGDTGDGLAFDGVEVFERTSYDLHIVVNPGRDFAITFAYNENHYAPGLIQALEHSLRNVLTAAVRNPRVRVADIALWDSRAADVAVPQPAHSAMLDSSVVDVFADVAATHAEKTALVWRGREFSYAEVDRWSDAVAWELKSRGVIPGVAVGVLADRRPELIVAILGLLKNGNFYVPIDTKDAKPRVEYVVADAGVRDLCTVAEFADRAPAATRVLLVDPPIGDVPPFPRQRNLNGATAYLMYTSGSTGNPKGCKITHRNILRLVADQEFFDFDDRQVLMFTGSPAFDASTFEIWGTMLFGATLVLADELDVLDGDLMREAIKRNEVTGMWLTAPLFNQLCDHDPAIFDRLGHLIVGGSALSVQHLTKVRSACPSLRITNGYGPTENTTFSTTYQIRDEDLLRERIPIGHPLAHSSAHVLDRGLNLLPPGAVGELCVGGDGVSTGYHNRPDLDLAAFVTVPALSSRRLYRTGDLVRELPDGSLDYLGRADDQVKISGFRVELGEVESVLRSVEHVEDAAVICVEVDGEKSLRGYYVAGKRIAPEVVRQGMAQQAAPYMIPAGLVQLDRIPLNKSGKVDRTRLAEIRPEPEARPEAPHLGPVSDMTRILFDIIADLVPAETIDVDRNFFDLGINSLNLLTINNRLRKVLDRNVPLVQLFQHTSIASLAAFLAVADSGDDPTADPDDAEADAEDAFAEQEEEHTFSATALLREIADEIAEELAADLEKEL from the coding sequence ATGGTTGAGAGAGACAACATCGAGTCCATCGCCGGCCTGGCCGCGATGCAGAAGGGCATGCTCTTCAGTCACGCCGTGGACACCGGCTCGGACGCCTACGTGGAGCAGTTCGACTTCATGATCACCGGCGAGGTCGACGTCGAGCACATGCGGGCGGCGCTCGCGGGCGTGTCCCGCACCTACAGCGTCCTGCGCACGATCTTCTCGTACCGCAACACCGACCAGCCGTACCAGATCGTGCTGAAGGAGTGGGCGCCGCAGCTCGACGTCCGCGACTACCGGGACCGGCCCGACCGTGACCGGGACGTCGAGGAGTTCAAGGTCGCCGACCGCGTGAAGGGCTTCGACCTCAGCGCGGACGTCCTGCTGCGGGCGACCCTGATCCGGCTGGCCGACCGCCGCTGGCGTCTCGTGTTCACGTTCCATCACATCATCCTGGACGGCTGGTCGCTCGGCCCGCTGTTCGGGACGCTGATGGGCTACTACGAGGAGCTGACCCGGTCCGGCTCGTTCCAGTCGCGGCCCGAGGCGCTGCCCTACCGCGACTACGTCACCTGGTACGAGCGGCAGCACGACGAGGACGCCCGGCGGTACTGGGCGGAGGCGTTGGAGGGCTACGAGACCGAGGCGGTTCTCCCCGCGAGCCCCCGTCCCGGCGGCTACCGTGGCGCGACCCACCGCTTCGCCCTCCCCGCCGAGCTGTACGACGGGCTGAAGGGGTTCGCGCAGAAGGCCGGGGTGACGCAGAGCGCTGTCTTCCAGGCCGCCTGGGGCATCGTGCTGCAGAAGTTCACCTACGCCGACGACGTCGTCTTCGGTAGCGTCGTGTCCGGGCGCGGCACCGAGATGGCCGGCATCGGCGAGGCGGTGGGGTTGTTCTGCAACACGCAGCCGGTCCGGGTGACGACCACGCAGGACCAGCACTTCACCGGGCTGTGCCGGGAGGTGCAGCAGTCCTACCTGCGGGCGAGTGCCTTCGAGCACTACGCGCTGCACGAGATCCAGGGCCTCACCCCGCTGAGGAACAAGCTTCTCAACCACGTCGTGGCCTTCGAGAACTACCCGTTGTCCGAGCAGTTGCGCGACTTCGCCGGCGACACCGGTGACGGGCTTGCGTTCGACGGCGTCGAGGTCTTCGAGCGGACGAGCTACGACCTGCACATCGTGGTCAACCCCGGTCGGGACTTCGCGATCACGTTCGCCTACAACGAGAACCACTACGCACCGGGGTTGATCCAGGCGCTGGAGCACAGCCTGCGCAACGTGCTCACCGCGGCGGTGCGCAACCCGCGGGTACGCGTGGCGGACATCGCCCTGTGGGACAGCCGGGCGGCGGACGTGGCGGTGCCGCAGCCGGCTCACTCCGCCATGCTGGACTCATCGGTGGTGGACGTCTTCGCCGATGTCGCCGCGACCCACGCCGAGAAGACCGCGCTGGTGTGGCGGGGCAGGGAGTTCAGTTACGCAGAGGTGGACCGCTGGTCCGATGCCGTGGCCTGGGAGCTCAAGAGCCGTGGCGTGATTCCGGGCGTGGCGGTCGGCGTGCTCGCGGACCGCCGCCCGGAGCTGATCGTGGCGATCCTCGGCCTGTTGAAGAACGGGAACTTCTACGTCCCGATCGACACCAAGGATGCCAAGCCCAGGGTGGAGTACGTCGTCGCCGACGCAGGCGTGCGCGACCTGTGCACCGTGGCGGAGTTCGCCGACCGGGCGCCGGCGGCGACCCGGGTGCTGCTCGTCGACCCGCCGATCGGGGACGTGCCGCCGTTTCCCCGGCAGCGCAACCTGAACGGCGCCACGGCGTACCTCATGTACACGTCGGGCTCCACCGGTAACCCCAAGGGTTGCAAGATCACGCACCGCAACATCCTGCGCCTTGTCGCGGACCAGGAGTTCTTCGACTTCGACGACCGTCAGGTCCTGATGTTCACCGGCTCGCCCGCCTTCGACGCCAGCACGTTCGAGATCTGGGGAACGATGCTGTTCGGCGCGACCCTCGTGCTCGCCGACGAGTTGGACGTGCTCGACGGTGATCTGATGCGCGAGGCGATCAAGCGCAACGAGGTGACCGGCATGTGGCTCACCGCGCCGCTGTTCAACCAACTCTGCGACCACGACCCGGCGATCTTCGACCGGCTCGGACACCTCATCGTGGGCGGCAGCGCGTTGTCGGTCCAGCACCTTACGAAGGTCCGCAGCGCCTGCCCGAGCCTGCGGATCACCAACGGCTACGGTCCCACCGAGAACACGACGTTCTCAACGACGTACCAGATTCGGGACGAGGACCTGCTCCGCGAGCGGATTCCCATCGGCCACCCGCTGGCGCACTCGTCGGCCCACGTCCTGGACCGGGGCCTCAACCTGCTGCCACCCGGCGCGGTCGGCGAGCTGTGCGTGGGGGGTGACGGCGTGTCGACCGGGTACCACAACCGGCCGGACCTCGACCTCGCCGCTTTCGTCACGGTGCCGGCGCTGTCCAGCCGCCGCCTCTACCGCACGGGTGACCTCGTCCGCGAGCTGCCCGACGGGTCGCTCGACTATCTCGGCCGTGCCGACGACCAGGTCAAGATCAGCGGTTTCCGGGTCGAGTTGGGCGAGGTCGAGAGCGTGCTCCGGTCCGTCGAGCACGTCGAGGACGCCGCCGTGATCTGCGTCGAGGTGGACGGGGAGAAGAGCCTGCGCGGCTACTACGTCGCCGGTAAGCGGATCGCGCCCGAGGTGGTACGGCAGGGGATGGCGCAGCAGGCCGCCCCGTACATGATCCCCGCCGGGCTGGTGCAGCTCGACCGGATCCCGTTGAACAAGAGTGGCAAGGTCGACCGGACCCGGCTGGCCGAGATCCGCCCCGAGCCGGAGGCCCGCCCCGAGGCGCCGCATCTCGGACCGGTGTCCGACATGACGCGGATCCTCTTCGACATCATCGCCGACCTCGTCCCCGCCGAGACGATCGACGTCGACCGCAACTTCTTCGACCTCGGGATCAACTCGCTCAACCTGTTGACCATCAACAACCGGCTGCGCAAGGTGCTCGACCGGAACGTGCCGCTGGTACAGCTCTTCCAGCACACCTCCATCGCCTCCCTCGCCGCCTTCCTCGCCGTCGCTGACAGCGGCGACGATCCGACCGCCGACCCCGACGACGCCGAAGCCGACGCCGAAGACGCCTTCGCCGAGCAGGAGGAGGAGCACACGTTCTCCGCCACCGCCCTGCTGCGCGAGATCGCGGACGAAATCGCCGAGGAACTCGCCGCCGATCTTGAAAAGGAGCTCTGA